The Pectobacterium parmentieri genome segment ATCACTCTGAGTGTCTTAGCCATATTACCGTTGATTTATCTTTCTTTATCTTTATCATTCAACAAAATCGTTGTCATGTGCTCTGCAACTGGCATCGCACTAAATTATATTTATATAAACAGATTGATAGGCGTTCATAATAAAATAGAAAAAGAGTATTTGTTCGAGCTATCTTATTTATTTCAAATCAACACATCGGTTATCATCATCACCGCCCTTACCGCATCTTTCTTTATTAATGGAAATAGAAAAAACATAAAAAGAATAGAGTTAATTAGTAACCATGATGCACTGACAGGTATGTTAAATAGACGCTCACTCAATCAACATATGATGAATATCATTAATTCCATACGTGATGGAGAGAATAAAATGATGTCTCTGCTTGTGCTTGATATTGACCACTTTAAAAAAATTAATGATACCTATGGACATGCTGTTGGCGATAATGTAATCAGAGGGTTTTCCACAGCCATTAAACAACATACCCGACCTCAAGACCTGCTATGCCGGTGGGGAGGAGAAGAGTTTTTAATAATAATCCAAGGTCTTTCGAAAAATGAGTGCCTAGAGATAGCAGAGAGAATACGAACTATTATAGAAGGGTCTTCATTAGCTATTTCAAATGGTCATGCTGTGCGATGCACAACCAGCATCGGTGTCAGTTTTTTTCATCTGGAAAGAATAGAAGATTTTCATGACGCGTTTAAAGAAGCCGACAAATTATTGTACATAGCAAAAGAACAAGGGCGTAATCGCGTAAATTCGGACATTAATGTAAATTCGGTACAAAAACTAATATCATGATATCAACATCCGTTTAAAATACCTTTTTTAAAAAGGGTAGTCCTATATCAGCGGAACGCTACCCTACCGATGAAAACGAAAATCGAAGATAGAGAACCCGCTATGCAATCACCCAAAAAGTGGCTGATTTTAGCCATTGTTTCCAGTGCCCTGTTCCTGATTGTTATCGACATGACAGTGCTGTACACCGCGCTCCCTACGCTAACCCATGACTTGCACGCCACCGCATCGGATAAGCTGTGGATTGTTAATATTTATGCACTGGTTGCCTCCGGTTTGCTGCTGGGCATGGGCACACTGGGCGATAAGCTAGGCCATAAGCCCTTATTTATCTCTGGTCTGGTTGTTTTTGGTACTGCGTCATTGCTGGCAGCTTATTCGCCCAGCCCCAGTATTCTTATCGCCGCTCGCGCGCTGCTGGCGGTCGGGGCAGCGATGATGATGCCTGCCACCCTCTCAATTATCCGTCTGACCTTCGCCGATGAACGGGAACGTGCGCTAGCGATTGGTATCTGGGCTGCGGTGGCATCCGGCGGAGCGGCGTTTGGTCCCGTGATGGGTGGGATACTGCTTGAGTACTTCTGGTGGGGATCGGTTTTCCTCATTAACGTGCCGGTCGTTCTGCTTGCGCTCATCATGGGGATCACCATGATTCCACACCGGCCGGGCAACGCCTCACACCGCTGGGACTTCATCGGTTCTCTATTAATCATGGTGGGTTTGATTGGTGTAACCTACGCCATAAAAGAACTGGGCAAGCGAGTTCCCTCCTATGAAGATGCACTGATCGCTCTGCTTATCGGCGTGGTGTTCATTACCCTATTCGTTCGACGTCAGCGTAACAGCACGCATCCTTTAGTGGATTTCTCTCTCTTCCGCCTGCGGCCTTTCAGCGCCGCTGTTGCCGCTGCCATCGTGGCGGCAGCCGCATTAATCGGAATGGAACTGGCTTTCACCCAGCGGTTACAGTTAGTCGTCGGGCTGTCCCCGCTGCAGGCTGGGTTGTTCATTTTACCGCTGTCGTTGGCCTCCTTTATCTCCGGCCCGTTAACCGGAAAGATCTTGCCGCACGTGAATAGCGGGAAAATACTGGCGGCAGGCCTGTTGATTTCGGGGCTGGGAATGGGAAGCTATCTGCTGCTACACAATGCAACTATTATTATACAAATCATCAGCTTGACGGTGATTGGTGCTGGCGTGGGGTCAACTATGACAGCCGCATCGAGCACTATTATGCAGGTTGCGCCTGCTGAAAAAGCGGGTATGGCGGCATCAATCGAAGAAGTGTCCTATGAATTGGGGGGCGCGACGGGGGTGACATTGATGGGCAGTTTGCTGTCTTTTGCTTACTCCGCGACGTTTATGCTACCCACTGAGTTTTCTGTACCGGACACCGCCTATGACAGCCTGGATGAAGCATTAATTTTTGCCGAATCCTTACCAGAAAATATGCAGCGAACGCTTATTACACAGGCACATACCGCTTTTGATTCTGGGTTTTCCGCCGTGCTGGCAGTCGCCACGCTGATCCTGTTGCTAACCTCTGCCTTCGTCTGGACAACGCGTCATCATAAACAGCAGCGTAATCAGGCCGCTGATGCATAGCATCACAGGCTTATCATAAAAACGCCGTTCAATAACGAACGGCGTTGATGATGCATCTACGTACTCGAATTTAGCGATATACCACAAATTAACTCAGTAGGCTTCTTTACCGTATTGCAGTGAACGAGGTCCGTACAGCATACCGCGCGAACGACCCGCAGCCAGCAGGCGTGCGCTAGTCACACCTGCAATATCATGGCCTTTGTCGGAGATCGTGTCCGCAATTTGACTCACCGCAGCCTGCACCAGAATACCGATGATGCCACCGTTAGAATTTGACTGCTGCTCGTTGCTGGAAGCCGTTGCGCTTCCGCTCCACAGCAGTTTGCCGGTACGCAGATCAACCAGACGTGCATCCGCAGAAACACGGGTTTCGCTATTAATCACGATGTACGACGTGCCGTACTCTTTCACGTCCAAATACAGCGCAGCATCAGCGCCAAAGATTTGGTGCAGCTTTGCCGTGCTCAGCGCATGGATGTCCGACGCGGTAGACAAACCATTCTGTTTGAACGTTTCATCCACTACCGCAACAGGCAATACATAATAGCCCGATTCTGCCAGCGGGTAGGTGACCTGTGAAAGCAGGCTGTAGCTTGCTTTCACATCAGGAGAATGGTTAACCGGCGGCAAGACCAGAATAGACTTAGGCTTGCTCTGCTTAAATGACGTGTAGTCATAAGGCACGGGTTTAGCACAGCCAGTCAGCACCAGCGCAAAAACCAGACCACATAATCCTAAGAAACGATTCATTTAATATTCCCTTTATTTTTACTCAGCAGGAAGTCCATGAAAGGTGCTGATTCAGGGAATTTCGCTTTTTCAGTTTCAAACTGTTGGCGAGCTTCACTATCACGGCCAGTATTGGCGTACAGCAACCCAAGTTGAGCATAGAGCCCCGGCGGGACAGGTTTGTTTGCGGCTTTCGCTTTCTCGATTGATTCATTCAGAGCAAGGATCTGTTGTTCTGGACCAACTTTATCTTGTTGATAATAATCATAAAGCGCAGGCTGATAGTTGTCCCAACTGTAAATCGTTTTCGGCGCGGACGCGCAGCCAGCCAGTACCGTCGCTGCCAATAGCAGGGTAACTTTCTTATGAGATAACATGGTTATATTCCTATTCCATTAGTTCGCTGGACGCCAGGCGCCGCTTTCAATTCCTGCAACCAAATTATTGACGGCTTCACGAATAGCCAAATCCAGAACTTTACCGTTCAGCGTCGAGTCATAGCTGGCCGTACCGCCGAAACCGATAATTTCACGGTTGGACAACGTATACTCGCCCGCACCCTGTACGGAATACACGACTTCAGACGTTTGTACGTTCACCACATTCAACGTGGTTTTTGCGTAAGCAACCTGTGTTTTACCGCGACCAAGGATGCCCCACAACTGATGGTCACCCACTTCTTTACGGCCAAACTCGGTCACATCGCCGGTAACAACATAGGTAGCGCCTTTCAGCGTCTGCGTTTGCCCTTTAATACCCGCCTCTGCTTTCAGCTCTTCCATATTGGTGCGATCCAATACGTTAAAGCGGCCACTCTGCTGAAGATGGCTAACAAGAATGGTCTTGGATTGATTACCTAAGCGGTCAACACCATCAGAAAAAATACCGTTCATGTAGTTAGAACGGTTTTCAAATTTTCCGACGGAAATCGGGCTGCGAACGCCCTGATAAGGCGTACTGTAAGAAGTCACTTTTTGTGCTTCTACGGTACGGGAAGACTCTGTGGCACATCCGCTCAATAGCGCAACCGACATGAATACAGAACATAGAACGACCTTTTT includes the following:
- a CDS encoding DUF799 domain-containing protein — protein: MNRFLGLCGLVFALVLTGCAKPVPYDYTSFKQSKPKSILVLPPVNHSPDVKASYSLLSQVTYPLAESGYYVLPVAVVDETFKQNGLSTASDIHALSTAKLHQIFGADAALYLDVKEYGTSYIVINSETRVSADARLVDLRTGKLLWSGSATASSNEQQSNSNGGIIGILVQAAVSQIADTISDKGHDIAGVTSARLLAAGRSRGMLYGPRSLQYGKEAY
- a CDS encoding DUF4810 domain-containing protein, which translates into the protein MLSHKKVTLLLAATVLAGCASAPKTIYSWDNYQPALYDYYQQDKVGPEQQILALNESIEKAKAANKPVPPGLYAQLGLLYANTGRDSEARQQFETEKAKFPESAPFMDFLLSKNKGNIK
- a CDS encoding GGDEF domain-containing protein, which codes for MKIRAYELLIIFSSTLIMSYLGLSFRLLDDTSLFWPADTLLFCFLILYRSRDKSTKNKLFHSVTLCMTGFIGMLLPSIHLENDQSFFEKVIYCAAGSTFFITAWLTLIILLKTKGKSYSLLSKSYIFFIFISIAIGSIFSATFYGLHLSTKTSSEYVFILSRKWFSEELSSGVIFVFLFLNITKKIKNVLKISQISIKMTIKKPFFILYPLIIIFCIASSNITLSVLAILPLIYLSLSLSFNKIVVMCSATGIALNYIYINRLIGVHNKIEKEYLFELSYLFQINTSVIIITALTASFFINGNRKNIKRIELISNHDALTGMLNRRSLNQHMMNIINSIRDGENKMMSLLVLDIDHFKKINDTYGHAVGDNVIRGFSTAIKQHTRPQDLLCRWGGEEFLIIIQGLSKNECLEIAERIRTIIEGSSLAISNGHAVRCTTSIGVSFFHLERIEDFHDAFKEADKLLYIAKEQGRNRVNSDINVNSVQKLIS
- a CDS encoding CsgG/HfaB family protein, translated to MNKKVVLCSVFMSVALLSGCATESSRTVEAQKVTSYSTPYQGVRSPISVGKFENRSNYMNGIFSDGVDRLGNQSKTILVSHLQQSGRFNVLDRTNMEELKAEAGIKGQTQTLKGATYVVTGDVTEFGRKEVGDHQLWGILGRGKTQVAYAKTTLNVVNVQTSEVVYSVQGAGEYTLSNREIIGFGGTASYDSTLNGKVLDLAIREAVNNLVAGIESGAWRPAN
- a CDS encoding MFS transporter; protein product: MQSPKKWLILAIVSSALFLIVIDMTVLYTALPTLTHDLHATASDKLWIVNIYALVASGLLLGMGTLGDKLGHKPLFISGLVVFGTASLLAAYSPSPSILIAARALLAVGAAMMMPATLSIIRLTFADERERALAIGIWAAVASGGAAFGPVMGGILLEYFWWGSVFLINVPVVLLALIMGITMIPHRPGNASHRWDFIGSLLIMVGLIGVTYAIKELGKRVPSYEDALIALLIGVVFITLFVRRQRNSTHPLVDFSLFRLRPFSAAVAAAIVAAAALIGMELAFTQRLQLVVGLSPLQAGLFILPLSLASFISGPLTGKILPHVNSGKILAAGLLISGLGMGSYLLLHNATIIIQIISLTVIGAGVGSTMTAASSTIMQVAPAEKAGMAASIEEVSYELGGATGVTLMGSLLSFAYSATFMLPTEFSVPDTAYDSLDEALIFAESLPENMQRTLITQAHTAFDSGFSAVLAVATLILLLTSAFVWTTRHHKQQRNQAADA